In one Agathobacter rectalis ATCC 33656 genomic region, the following are encoded:
- a CDS encoding DUF4869 domain-containing protein, which produces MLNIFYGDMKEAVYNTAAYFKYDYEDNWITDPFVKKMIKDVDQSIVLDSGVIDSPVLGKIPPTGLSGGVKTLILVKFEKNKIFNASTCGDNCAKWLLKIAETEDRTINLRHLMKFEVEPFDIRILNTNEIVHTMEELVSIAGEFV; this is translated from the coding sequence ATGCTGAATATATTTTATGGAGATATGAAAGAAGCAGTATATAATACGGCAGCGTATTTTAAATATGATTATGAAGATAACTGGATTACAGATCCATTTGTGAAGAAAATGATAAAGGATGTGGATCAGTCGATTGTTTTGGACAGTGGAGTAATCGACAGCCCAGTGTTAGGAAAAATACCGCCTACGGGGTTATCAGGTGGTGTTAAAACATTGATTTTGGTGAAGTTTGAAAAAAATAAAATTTTCAATGCATCGACCTGTGGAGATAATTGTGCAAAATGGTTATTAAAAATTGCAGAAACAGAAGACAGAACAATAAACTTACGTCATTTGATGAAATTTGAAGTTGAACCGTTTGACATCCGAATCCTTAACACGAATGAAATTGTACATACCATGGAAGAACTGGTATCAATTGCAGGTGAATTTGTTTGA
- a CDS encoding glycerate kinase: protein MKVVVAIDSFKGSMTSMQAGMACKEGILAAIPKADVVVRSLADGGEGTVTALVEGMNGTYEHVDVTGPMGQKVHATYGVLEDDTAVMEMAEASGITLVEGKPDPWKATSLGVGEMILDAVHKGCRNFIIGIGGSATTEGGIGMLMALGYEFYDEDDNILPPVFGSLARVRKIKADKVPSELKQCHFKIACDVTNPLCTEQGCVYIFGKQKGVQEHEKAQMDKMMRQYADCVEEYAGKRFSETPGAGAAGGLGFAFLFGLENVELKSGIDIVLNAIQLDKELKNADIVVTGEGRLDGQSAMGKVPVGVAKAGRKNGCKVIALAGSVTDDAVACNKEGIDAFFPIIRGATTLNEAMDIKNAQKNMKNTAEQVFRLIDISSLME from the coding sequence ATGAAGGTTGTAGTAGCAATTGATTCATTTAAAGGAAGCATGACAAGCATGCAGGCAGGGATGGCATGCAAAGAAGGCATATTGGCGGCAATACCGAAAGCAGATGTGGTGGTCAGATCACTTGCAGATGGTGGCGAGGGAACTGTAACCGCTTTGGTAGAGGGCATGAATGGCACATATGAACATGTTGATGTAACAGGACCGATGGGACAAAAGGTGCACGCGACATATGGAGTACTTGAGGATGATACGGCTGTTATGGAAATGGCAGAAGCATCAGGAATCACACTTGTTGAAGGTAAACCTGATCCATGGAAAGCGACCTCATTGGGTGTGGGAGAGATGATATTGGATGCCGTGCACAAGGGCTGTCGGAATTTCATAATCGGAATAGGCGGAAGCGCAACCACTGAGGGCGGCATAGGAATGCTGATGGCGCTCGGCTATGAGTTTTATGATGAGGATGACAATATTCTTCCACCGGTATTTGGCTCGCTTGCAAGGGTAAGAAAGATCAAGGCTGATAAGGTCCCTTCAGAATTGAAGCAGTGTCATTTCAAAATAGCATGTGATGTTACTAATCCACTGTGCACAGAGCAGGGCTGCGTATACATTTTTGGAAAGCAAAAGGGCGTACAGGAGCATGAAAAGGCACAGATGGATAAAATGATGAGACAGTATGCAGACTGTGTTGAGGAGTATGCGGGAAAACGTTTTAGCGAGACACCGGGAGCAGGCGCTGCGGGAGGTCTTGGGTTTGCTTTTCTATTTGGACTTGAGAACGTGGAGCTTAAATCCGGCATAGATATAGTGCTAAACGCAATACAGCTTGACAAGGAACTGAAAAATGCCGATATCGTAGTGACCGGAGAGGGCAGGCTTGATGGACAGAGCGCCATGGGAAAGGTGCCTGTCGGAGTGGCAAAAGCAGGCAGAAAAAACGGCTGTAAAGTAATCGCACTTGCAGGGAGTGTCACTGACGATGCAGTGGCATGTAATAAAGAAGGCATAGATGCGTTTTTCCCTATTATAAGAGGGGCAACAACGCTTAATGAGGCTATGGATATCAAAAATGCTCAAAAAAATATGAAAAACACTGCAGAACAGGTTTTCAGGCTTATTGACATCAGCTCGCTTATGGAATAA
- a CDS encoding GGDEF domain-containing protein codes for MKNKRRFAMVSVSVIVVALILEAGILKYVNDANAYKLSKVLLDRVFTVLDKNDQSEEELIESLKDDYIVRAKAVSYIVDAKPQVENDVEELQKIAKLMSVDEIHLFDETGCITSGSVPKYFGYSFDSGTQMSYFKPMLTDKSLTMCQDVTPNTSEGKAMMYAITWNEAGTMMVQVGLKPQRLLDELKQNEISTVVSDMPVYKGMELYVADADTELVKGATDCDKIGKTFHDLGLPTDIKESDKPTVRQISVNDSGCRCVIRRGDKYIVAVTIDKSFYMTNSVVALLVVGIYLILASCCIMYMFSKIMKEKYEKEKLLYISNTDALTGCLNRHAYETDINKLDLKKEWIYISLDLNSLKHVNDTYGHAAGDEMICAAATCMMASFGEFGRVYRIGGDEFAVIITQKPDELDAMTKHFDSSVAEWRGKIVDSMTISYGCVRSLEEDWEFVYDIAKEADRRMYASKARYYSDSDIDRRK; via the coding sequence ATGAAAAATAAGCGAAGATTTGCAATGGTCTCAGTTTCAGTAATCGTAGTAGCATTGATTCTCGAGGCGGGAATTTTGAAATATGTAAATGATGCAAATGCATATAAGCTATCAAAGGTGCTTCTGGATCGTGTTTTCACTGTGCTCGATAAAAATGACCAGAGTGAGGAGGAGCTTATAGAATCGTTAAAGGACGATTATATAGTCAGGGCAAAAGCAGTGTCATATATCGTAGATGCAAAGCCACAGGTAGAAAATGATGTGGAGGAATTGCAAAAGATAGCAAAGCTGATGTCGGTAGATGAGATACATCTGTTTGATGAAACAGGTTGTATAACCAGCGGCAGCGTGCCAAAATACTTTGGCTACAGCTTTGATTCGGGGACTCAGATGTCATATTTTAAACCAATGCTCACCGATAAGAGCCTTACGATGTGTCAGGATGTCACACCGAATACATCAGAGGGAAAGGCAATGATGTATGCCATTACCTGGAATGAGGCTGGCACAATGATGGTACAGGTGGGTTTGAAGCCGCAAAGGCTCTTAGATGAATTGAAGCAGAATGAAATATCTACAGTGGTTTCTGACATGCCTGTGTACAAGGGCATGGAACTTTATGTGGCAGATGCAGATACAGAACTGGTTAAGGGGGCCACAGATTGTGACAAAATAGGAAAAACCTTCCACGATTTAGGCCTTCCAACAGATATTAAGGAAAGCGATAAGCCAACAGTAAGGCAGATTAGCGTAAATGATTCAGGCTGCAGATGTGTAATCAGGAGAGGTGACAAATATATAGTGGCTGTCACCATTGACAAATCCTTTTATATGACGAACAGCGTAGTAGCACTGCTTGTAGTTGGCATATATCTTATACTCGCATCGTGCTGTATTATGTATATGTTTTCGAAGATTATGAAGGAAAAATATGAGAAAGAAAAGCTGTTGTATATATCGAATACTGATGCACTTACAGGGTGCCTGAACAGACATGCCTATGAGACAGATATCAATAAGCTTGATTTGAAAAAAGAGTGGATATATATATCACTTGATTTAAACAGCTTAAAGCATGTAAACGATACATATGGACATGCTGCGGGTGATGAGATGATTTGCGCAGCCGCAACATGCATGATGGCAAGCTTTGGTGAGTTTGGCAGGGTGTACAGAATAGGCGGAGATGAGTTTGCTGTGATAATTACACAAAAGCCGGATGAGCTTGATGCTATGACAAAGCATTTCGACAGCAGTGTAGCCGAATGGAGAGGAAAAATCGTCGATTCCATGACCATCTCATACGGATGTGTAAGAAGTCTGGAGGAAGACTGGGAGTTTGTATACGATATTGCGAAGGAAGCAGACAGGAGAATGTATGCAAGCAAGGCGCGCTATTACAGTGACAGTGACATAGACAGGAGAAAGTAA
- a CDS encoding FadR/GntR family transcriptional regulator has product MQNSKEKTLSQRIAERIIKYILEENLQPGDKLPNETVMCERLNVGRSSLREAMRALASRNVITIRQGSGSYVSATPGMIDDPFGLTFVEDKQKMIKDLMEIRFLIEPSIAAMAAIRADETDIKNILTACENTEKLLLANKNHAEKDIAFHTAIALSSKNIVVPKLVPIINSSIPLIRESAKFTMRDETIEIHREIADAIAAHDAVRAHDAMYLHLIYNRKHIKSIN; this is encoded by the coding sequence ATGCAAAATTCCAAAGAAAAAACTCTTTCCCAAAGGATTGCAGAGAGAATTATCAAATACATACTGGAGGAAAATCTGCAGCCGGGTGACAAGCTTCCGAACGAAACCGTAATGTGTGAACGGCTGAATGTTGGAAGAAGCTCTCTGCGTGAAGCTATGCGAGCACTCGCATCACGTAATGTGATCACCATACGCCAAGGCTCCGGTTCATATGTTTCCGCCACTCCCGGGATGATTGATGATCCATTCGGCCTGACCTTTGTTGAAGATAAACAAAAGATGATTAAAGATCTGATGGAAATCAGATTTCTAATCGAACCATCCATAGCTGCCATGGCCGCTATCCGTGCAGATGAGACAGATATCAAAAACATACTTACTGCATGTGAAAATACCGAAAAGCTCCTTCTTGCAAATAAAAATCACGCTGAAAAGGATATAGCATTTCATACTGCTATTGCCTTAAGCAGCAAAAATATAGTTGTTCCAAAGCTGGTTCCTATCATCAACAGTTCAATTCCTCTGATCCGTGAGTCTGCAAAATTCACCATGCGTGATGAAACCATCGAAATTCATCGTGAAATTGCAGATGCAATTGCAGCCCACGATGCCGTCCGTGCCCACGATGCGATGTATCTGCATCTGATCTACAACCGGAAGCATATAAAATCCATAAATTAA
- a CDS encoding bacteriohemerythrin, which translates to MYEMKPEYYIGIDMIDEEHKQLFKYADEAYELLHDEFTPDKYDKMDIILEKLRDYTVKHFADEEQYMESIHYKKMFTQKVQHMEFVQKLDEFIEHHSDEEIDQDEQIMGILKYLTDWLINHILYVDCQIPKPQ; encoded by the coding sequence ATGTATGAAATGAAACCAGAATATTATATCGGAATAGATATGATTGATGAAGAGCACAAGCAGTTATTTAAATATGCAGATGAAGCATATGAACTGCTGCATGATGAGTTTACACCGGATAAATATGATAAGATGGATATCATCTTGGAGAAGCTCCGCGACTACACAGTAAAGCACTTTGCTGACGAGGAGCAGTACATGGAATCAATACATTACAAGAAGATGTTTACACAGAAGGTTCAGCATATGGAATTTGTACAAAAGCTGGATGAGTTCATTGAGCATCATAGTGATGAGGAGATAGATCAGGATGAGCAGATCATGGGAATCCTCAAGTATCTCACAGACTGGCTGATAAACCATATCCTGTATGTTGACTGTCAGATACCGAAGCCACAATAA
- a CDS encoding AzlD domain-containing protein: protein MKNSVFFIYLLILAGSTYLIRVIPFIAIKEKINNSFVRSFLYYIPYAVLTAMTIPAVFYATNWWVGAAAGLIAAVIFALKGKGLTTVAVASCVAVFIVELFH, encoded by the coding sequence ATGAAAAACAGTGTATTTTTTATATATTTACTCATACTCGCGGGCTCCACATATCTGATCCGCGTTATTCCTTTTATCGCAATAAAAGAAAAGATCAACAACAGCTTCGTGCGATCTTTTCTATACTATATTCCGTATGCAGTTTTAACCGCCATGACTATTCCGGCAGTGTTTTATGCTACTAACTGGTGGGTTGGTGCAGCAGCAGGACTTATCGCGGCAGTGATATTTGCATTAAAGGGCAAGGGGCTTACAACCGTCGCCGTGGCTTCCTGTGTGGCGGTATTTATTGTAGAGCTGTTCCACTAA
- a CDS encoding AzlC family ABC transporter permease, with translation MENYKRGLTAGIPIALGYLSVSFTFGIMAVSYGLSWWQAVLISMTTVTSAGQFAGIGIMMHPGQYFQMLISQITINIRYSFMSISVGQKADSRFSGISRWILGFMMTDEIFAVASQEDSVSRSFFAGLSTLPYIGWAVGTLIGAILGSILPDRLMSALSLAIYGMFVAIVVPEMKKSRAVVFVVLLALVLSCMFYYIPFLSRISSGITITVVAIVAAVIGSLLFPVADDTDKE, from the coding sequence ATGGAAAACTATAAACGAGGACTGACAGCAGGAATCCCGATTGCGCTGGGATATCTGTCAGTTTCATTTACTTTTGGAATTATGGCGGTGTCATATGGACTATCCTGGTGGCAGGCTGTGCTCATTTCGATGACCACTGTCACATCTGCCGGACAGTTTGCAGGCATTGGAATAATGATGCATCCGGGACAGTATTTCCAGATGCTTATTTCGCAGATTACTATTAATATAAGATATTCCTTTATGTCGATTTCGGTTGGTCAGAAGGCTGATTCCAGATTTAGCGGAATTTCAAGATGGATACTCGGCTTTATGATGACTGATGAAATTTTTGCCGTGGCAAGCCAGGAGGATTCTGTGAGCAGAAGCTTTTTTGCAGGACTTTCAACTCTTCCATACATCGGCTGGGCTGTCGGTACGCTGATAGGTGCTATACTGGGAAGCATCCTGCCGGATAGGCTTATGAGTGCGCTGAGTCTTGCTATTTATGGCATGTTCGTGGCTATCGTGGTTCCTGAGATGAAGAAATCGCGTGCGGTCGTGTTTGTTGTGCTGCTTGCACTCGTGCTTAGCTGCATGTTTTACTACATACCGTTTTTGTCAAGGATTTCAAGCGGTATCACCATCACTGTTGTAGCCATTGTGGCTGCAGTTATCGGTTCGCTGCTGTTTCCGGTTGCAGATGATACTGATAAGGAATGA